Within the Trachemys scripta elegans isolate TJP31775 chromosome 4, CAS_Tse_1.0, whole genome shotgun sequence genome, the region GTGATGAGATGGACCTGCTGGGGCACCATGAGGAGAACCTGGCCGAGAGGCTGAGCAAGCTGGTCATTGAGAACGAGTTGGAAGATCCAGCCATCATGCAGGCTGTGCAAACCCAGCCTCCAATGCAGGTGAGTGCAGTATTAGTGGGGGAGGAGCCTGGCTGCATGGAATGGATGGAAAGACAGGCGAGCCCTCTCCATGGTAACTCATCATACTCTTTTACAGCAGCCAGGAGGCCTCAACTCCAGCATCTGGGATGGATCCGCAGTTCTGAGGCGCATCCGAGGACCACTTCTCACTCAGGTGCCGTGTCCTGTCTCGTTACTAATCCTGCAAAGGGAGCTCAGAGGCTTTCAGGGGAGACATTTTCCTCCCACCTCAGGAATCCCTTTCCTGTGCAGAGCAGAAGCTTTTGCCATCTCCAGGAGCATAAGATTTGCCAGTTCTGTGTCCTGTTGCACTGGATCAGGCCACTAGCACTTTTTGTCTGGTGTCCTGCTTCCTGTTGCTCGGATGAAGCTGTTGCCTGGGGGTGCTGGTTATGGATGCATCAGAGAAAGTTTGTTTTCCATAATGTACTTAGCTTATTGTATTGCACCCCATGCCAGGTGGGCGATTCCTTCTTGACTTCTGTGAAAGCCAGCTTAGACCCTGAAGTATGAAGAGCCATTTTGCTCTGTAAAGTGACTCTAAGATAGTATTGTGGAGGGTGGGCCAGCACTTACTTCTTGTTGACTCTAGATCAAACATGATCTATTCATGAGAAAGTCTTTTAGCTGCCAGCTCCGCCAATTTCCTCTTGGATCTGCGAGCCAAGCTGGGTTGTTTCCTGCTTGTGTATTATCCCCAATAACTCTGCCCCGTTTGAGAGATGTTACAGGAGTAGTTAAGTTGATGTGAACTACTCAAGATAAAGATTCTGCCATCACAACTTAGCTAAGAATGCTGATCCTTGAACCAGAATAGAGTCCAACTAATTCTTCTGCATctgggctggctctgcagggctagtAGGGCTAAAAAGTAGCAAAAATATGTATACTACCATGAAAGGCAGCAGATGGAACAATAATACATACCATACAGCTCTGTTCTCCCTGAGTCtctcagcactttgcagagcTTTCTAGTGACAGATGTGGTGACAGAGGTTGTGACTTGTTCTTTGCTTTGCAGTGAATCCGTGGCAGAATCTCAGAACTCAGTCACCTGACTTCCAGCCTAGGGTTTCATACTCTAGGCCGATTAGATCATAGCTGCAGGTGACACATTGAAGCTCCCCAGAGAGCATTTGCTTTCCTGACCATCTTCCCCCTGTTTCTCATTAGGCAGATTTCCTTGCTCTAGCTGTGCCTCTGTTCTCACCGAGCCCCACTGGCAAGCTGGTAAACTACACACAATTCAAAGTAGCTAACCACTAGCTGTGTTTTCCCCTTCTCCTGTGTGCAGGAGATGCCCTCGGTGTCTGTGCTGGAATATGCTATGCCTCAGAGACCCCCGCAGGGCCAGGAGGATGAGCGGGACCTCTCGGAGCGGGCACTGCCCAGGCGCTCGTCCTCCCCAGTCATTGGGAGCCCCCCTGTCAGGGCTGTCCCCATCGGCACCCCACCAAAGCAGGCTGCCGTGCCCAACTTCAACCAGCAGGTACCTCTGCCCTTCACACTTCTCTGGCAGGAGCTGGATCTGGTCACCATTGTTTCAGGAAAAGGTGGTGTTTCCAGGAAGGAGCAGGGTAGAAATGAGAAAGGGAGGCCCCCAGAAGGTGAAGACCCTGAAATTTTTAGGACAGCTTAAGAGAGCCTGCCACTAGTTTTTTGCCACCACACAATCTTTAGAGCAGCAACACAGCTGAGTGCGTGCCTGGATGCTGATAGGTGGAGAAGAGAGATTAATGGTAGGATGAGTAGGCTTGTCCTCTTAGCCGCTCTGTCCTTTAGGTGCCACAACTGTGCCCGGAGCCTGCATGATCCTCCTTCATATGCTGCTTTCACATGCCAGCAATTGGCAGACAGGGAGGGACATAGCATTGCTGCCTGAAACCAGATGCTATCCGGCCAGAGTCTCCTCTGGAAGAAACAGTCTGAAGATGCTGATGCTGCTGTGTGTACTGGGGGTTCCCCCTCTACCACAAGATGAGGAATTGGGGGAGGTGGAGGGTCTCTACATATGACACATTGCAGGCTGGTTTGCATTCTGCTCCGTGAGTGAGCCCTGGGTGACAACTCTGTGGGAGGAGCTGCCTGGCAGATGTTGGCAAGGAAAGGGGAAGCTAGTTTCTAGGACTAAGATCAGTTCCCTTGTTTTGGTTTCTCCCTCCTGATAGATCCTGTGTCCAAAGCCTGTTCACATCCGGGCCCCGATGCAACAGCGTTATCCTTCCCCCTACAGCGAGAGGATGTCCCCAAACCAGCTCTGCAATGTCCCGGTATGGAGTGTCACATGCTCTGTGTATTCCCAGCCTGACCCATCACTCTCTAGGTCCCCTGCCCCGTCCCTTCTATCATCCCTAAAGTCCATTCTCCATCAACTTCACCCCTGGGCCTCTCACTCTGTCTCAGTAATCCTGAAGTCCTTTCCCATAACCTTCACACTTGTCCTCTGATCCCTCCTATAATGTTATTCCCTTCCACAGATCCAGGCTTCTGTGTCTATACTAACTTTTTCTTAAAGGGGAATCATCTTGTGTTTAATGTTCTGACTTCCATTTGTCAGCTAGAGATCTCAGCacctctttccctttccctgttCCCCTCAGGCCTGGTGTATCCCACGTGCTGGAAGCTCATGTGCCTATCTCTTGGCCTCTCTGTTACTTATCTGGGAGTAACTGTGGTCTCTCGTTTTCTCTCTGATCCGAGTGTATCTGGAGCATGCACCTGCTGAATGTCCATGTTGGGTTGATTGGTTCTTTGTTTAGAATTAGTGTTTCCTTTTTGCTCTTCCGTTTTCTTTCCCCAGAATTCTTCCCTCCTGGGCCACCCGTTCCCTCCCAGCGTCACTCCCGTTTTCACCCACCTTCAGAGAGCGCAGCTTCTAGGAGGAGCACAGGTAAAGCTCTGACTATTCCCTCTTGTTCTCCGTCTTTCCTCAACAGCACCTTGTGTGTGCTGCGTTGTCCTCTGGTGTCTGTGTCCTCTGTTCTGCCTTTGCATGgctgtctctgctgctccttctcAGACAGTTGCTGGTGGTTCCCATTTCCTGCTCCCCCGGATGACTAGAGCTGTGCCACTCAGTCTTGTCTGTCCCACTCTCTCTGTCATAGTGGTAACGTTTGTGgtggtctctctctcccctccccccccatctctgcAGGCTGGACGAATGTCTCCTAGCCAGTTTGCTCGTGTCTCTGGACTCGTTGGCAGCCCCCTCACATCCATGAACCCCAAGTTGCTTCAAGGCAGAGTTGGGCAGATGATGTCTCCAGCCAGTGGGTTCCGTGCCTTTTTTGGGGCGCCACCACCTTCCGCGCCACCCccatcccagcagcagcagcaccccccatGTCCTGGGTCCCACTTGCAGAACCTAAGGTACGACACTTATCCTCTGTCTCCCATCATTGAGCTCACTGCACCGAGTTTGAGAGTCTCTGTTGACTTTCTCTGGAGATGACAGACCTGAGGTTACAACTCTCTTCTCTAGGCCTCACCCGCAGATGTTCAGACCAGATACAACTCACCTTCACCCGCAGCATCGGCGGCTCTTACATCAGAGACAGCAGCAGAACAGGAAGTGAGTACTGGAATCATCTgtgtgtgggtggtggggggtaatGAACTCCACTGCGGGATGAGAAGATTCACCTGGGTTCTAGTGCCAGAGAAGGAGGATCTCACTCACTCACGCACACGTGCgaacacacacccctcccccccgcccccgggggtCTCCTAGGAGTTCATGCTCCCCACAGTTGGGCGTGGCCTCTCAAGAGCCATCCTGCAGTGCAAGCTGTTATCCATGTCTCTTTTCCACTGTGCCCTTTCTGTATCTTCTGAATTTTTATGGGTCCTCCCACCAGCCAGCACCGGAGTTTGAATGGCTCAGCAGGGGACCGAGCTGGCCACCGGAGCagccagcaggagcagctgcGGAAGGACCCCTATGCCAATCTCATGTTGCAGCGGGAAAAGGACTGGGTATCAAAGATCCAGATGATGCAGTTGCAAAGCACTGACCCTTACCTGGATGACTTCTACTATCAGGTAAATGCTTTGCACTCACTAATAGAGCCATCCTGACCTAGCTTCCACCTAGGGATGAGCTTGGCTGTCCCAGGGGCTACTGGCCTACTGTGCTAATCCCCTGTCTGCAGTACCTGCACCCCCAGATAAGTGACTGCTGGGAGGGTGGctgcagctgagctctcagtATGATGCTGTTAGCTGGCTCTGTAACTGTGCTTCAACACTCACCCTTCACTCCTTACACCTGTGTCACTACACTGTCTACATCCACTCAGGCTGGCTTGTCAGCCCCATCAGCTGCTGGACTCTGTGTGTGATGGCCCATTGGTTCTTGGGACCAAGCTGCCCATGGTTTCTCTGTGCTGGGATCCgaacctccacctcctcctcctcttcccttttgTTTCAGAATTACTTCCAGAAGCTGGAGAAAGTGTCAGCGGCAGAGGAGATGCACGGCGATGGCCCCAAGAAAGAACGTACTAAACTCATCACACCCCAGGTGGCCAAGTTAGAGCATGCCTACAAGCCAGGTAAATGTCTCCTCCCTCAAACCGcatcctgggctggggagaggtaGGGGGTTCATGGGCCAGCAGGGAATTGACAGACCTGTGGTGATGTATTGGTCGTCAAATAGCATCTCATTCCCTAGCTGTACTGTTCTTTTAATGGTGGAGGATCGTTACCTGTCCTGGGGTAGGGGGTAGAAGAACCGCTGTAGACTCGCTCTGGAGAGGGCTGGCGTTAGGGACAGCTGCAGGGATTActtggggagggcagggagagatCAGGGTTCTCTGGGGCATTGGTGCGCAGGCAGGGTGAAGCTGGAGGAGTTTGCGTGTAAGGTTTCTCTGGGGTGGATAGAGGAGCAGAGGCTTGGGGTGATGACTCCATCTACATTGCTATTCCTTTGTCCTTGCAGTGCAGTTTGAGGGCTCGCTGGGGAAGCTCACAGTCTCCAGTGTAAATAACCCCCGGAAAATGATTGATGCGGTGGTGACCTCCCGCAGCGAGGACGACGTAAGTAACAGCAGACATGGCTGCCGTGCACAGCCTGGGCCCTTTCTTTCCACCCGGGGTTCGGTCCTCCTCTCTCTTCGCTCACTCCACTCCCCATCCTCTCCCTTCTGACactgctttttgttctgtgcttcaCCTGGGCCCGCCTCGCTCTCTTTCCCTAGGAGACGAAGGAGAAGCAGGTTCGAGACAAGAGACGTCAGACCCTCGTCACCATTGAGAAGGTAAGTGTGAGATGAGACCCCCACACACCACCACCCTTTGCTCCGCAGCAAGAGTGAACCAGGCCAGTGCTCCAGGGGAGCTGCCAAACCCAAGTGCAGCGGCTGCCCCTTGGGGATGGGGACATGTGTCCCCAGTAAGCCACACCCCCCCTTCCCAGACCCCTGTGCTGAGCCTGGCGTGCTCCTCACTCTCCAGGCACTGCCTTACTTCTTGCTCTAATCGAAGCTCATAACAAACAGTGGAAACGCCTTCCATCTTTGTTGCCTGCTTCAGCAGCCAGGCCAAGGAGAGAATGATGGCTTCTCTAGGCTGGGGCTGAGGCACACTGACAGCTTGCTGCCGCCCATGCTGTACCCACTCTGGGGATCGACAGCACTCTCTCTACAGGGCTTGCTGATCCAGCAGCACACTCTAGTTCTGAGTCTGCTCGGAAGGCAGTGGCTTCCTGTTCTGACTAGCTGTTGGGGATAGCAGGGGTTCCTGTGGCCGGCTCTGATCCGGCTGCTTGTCATGCAGACGTACAGTCTCCTCCTGGATGTGGAGGACTACGAGAGGCGCTACCTCCTGAGCCTGGAGGGGGAGCGGCCGGCCCTGATGGAGGAGAGAAAGCAGAAGATCTGTGACATGTATGACAATCTGAGGGGGAAAACACCTGGCCAAGAGAGGTGAGGAACGTGAGTCTGCTACAGTGCTCTTGGTGCTGCAAAGATGTGTGCCACCCCCAGCCTCGTCTCCCCACCCATGTGTAGAGAAGGGAGAGGACTGTGGAATTCTTCCCTCATTTGCTTCGGGATGGGGTGAACGTTTGTAGTCCATTCCCATACCCACATGTGGGGGGCAGCCCCCTTTCTAGTAACAGGCTCAGTGAAACAGCAAGGGAACTCTCCAACTgaaggggggcagcacccaaagGAAAGATGGAGTAGGAAGAGGCCGAGGCACTGGCGGGGGCTCTTGCCCAGTACTGCCTGGAGTGAGGCCTCTTCACCAGTTCATATGCAGGGCAGGGTCTCTTCCAGGAAACATGGGAGAAACCAGGCAGGGAACCGAGGGGGCCTGAGCTGAGAAGGAAAGTGTGACCAGGGCAGCCCCAGGAAGGATTTTATTGCCACCCTCATCCCTCATGTTCACAGGCCCTGTGGGGCCTGCACCTTTAGTCCTTGGAGATAATCAGCAAAGTTTTTGTTGTGCAGAGAAGGTAGACATGTATTTCATGGGCATGGTGGGGTGATGCTGCACGGGCCCTGGGTacaaggaggtggagtggggggcagtgCTGCACAGGCCCTGGTTGCAAGGCGGGGGGCGGTGCTGCACTGGGCCAGAggtgcaagggggtggggggagtgatgctgcactggccctgggtgcaaggggggtgggggcagtgctgcATGGG harbors:
- the PATL1 gene encoding protein PAT1 homolog 1 isoform X1 (The sequence of the model RefSeq protein was modified relative to this genomic sequence to represent the inferred CDS: added 420 bases not found in genome assembly) — encoded protein: MYVFRDGEACVARGGGSEPERGPRGASLAVGVSAPRTMFRYQSLEDCPLDEDAFQTLGEEDEDIDQFNDDTFGAGAIDDDWQEAHERLAELEDKPATARELEDGAVSDEMDLLGHHEENLAERLSKLVIENELEDPAIMQAVQTQPPMQQPGGLNSSIWDGSAVLRRIRGPLLTQEMPSVSVLEYAMPQRPPQGQEDERDLSERALPRRSSSPVIGSPPVRAVPIGTPPKQAAVPNFNQQILCPKPVHIRAPMQQRYPSPYSERMSPNQLCNVPNSSLLGHPFPPSVTPVFTHLQRAQLLGGAQAGRMSPSQFARVSGLVGSPLTSMNPKLLQGRVGQMMSPASGFRAFFGAPPPSAPPPSQQQQHPPCPGSHLQNLRPHPQMFRPDTTHLHPQHRRLLHQRQQQNRNQHRSLNGSAGDRAGHRSSQQEQLRKDPYANLMLQREKDWVSKIQMMQLQSTDPYLDDFYYQNYFQKLEKVSAAEEMHGDGPKKERTKLITPQVAKLEHAYKPVQFEGSLGKLTVSSVNNPRKMIDAVVTSRSEDDETKEKQVRDKRRQTLVTIEKTYSLLLDVEDYERRYLLSLEGERPALMEERKQKICDMYDNLRGKTPGQERPSDDHFVQIMCIRKGKRMVARILPFLSMEQAADILMTTARNLPFLIKKDAQDEVLLCLLRPFSLVLYHLPSGTVTSLLQQLANLPQSVMAPAPANLHLAAVLQNKFGLSLLYLVLSRGEELQNSNAGTELMQDNQWTELMSMTTRELLRIPEAALAKPVSTPSNLLSLFSRYVDQQKLNVLETKLQLVQGIR
- the PATL1 gene encoding protein PAT1 homolog 1 isoform X3 (The sequence of the model RefSeq protein was modified relative to this genomic sequence to represent the inferred CDS: added 420 bases not found in genome assembly) encodes the protein MYVFRDGEACVARGGGSEPERGPRGASLAVGVSAPRTMFRYQSLEDCPLDEDAFQTLGEEDEDIDQFNDDTFGAGAIDDDWQEAHERLAELEDKPATARELEDGAVSDEMDLLGHHEENLAERLSKLVIENELEDPAIMQAVQTQPPMQQPGGLNSSIWDGSAVLRRIRGPLLTQEMPSVSVLEYAMPQRPPQGQEDERDLSERALPRRSSSPVIGSPPVRAVPIGTPPKQAAVPNFNQQILCPKPVHIRAPMQQRYPSPYSERMSPNQLCNVPAGRMSPSQFARVSGLVGSPLTSMNPKLLQGRVGQMMSPASGFRAFFGAPPPSAPPPSQQQQHPPCPGSHLQNLRPHPQMFRPDTTHLHPQHRRLLHQRQQQNRNQHRSLNGSAGDRAGHRSSQQEQLRKDPYANLMLQREKDWVSKIQMMQLQSTDPYLDDFYYQNYFQKLEKVSAAEEMHGDGPKKERTKLITPQVAKLEHAYKPVQFEGSLGKLTVSSVNNPRKMIDAVVTSRSEDDETKEKQVRDKRRQTLVTIEKTYSLLLDVEDYERRYLLSLEGERPALMEERKQKICDMYDNLRGKTPGQERPSDDHFVQIMCIRKGKRMVARILPFLSMEQAADILMTTARNLPFLIKKDAQDEVLLCLLRPFSLVLYHLPSGTVTSLLQQLANLPQSVMAPAPANLHLAAVLQNKFGLSLLYLVLSRGEELQNSNAGTELMQDNQWTELMSMTTRELLRIPEAALAKPVSTPSNLLSLFSRYVDQQKLNVLETKLQLVQGIR
- the PATL1 gene encoding protein PAT1 homolog 1 isoform X2 (The sequence of the model RefSeq protein was modified relative to this genomic sequence to represent the inferred CDS: added 420 bases not found in genome assembly), which translates into the protein MYVFRDGEACVARGGGSEPERGPRGASLAVGVSAPRTMFRYQSLEDCPLDEDAFQTLGEEDEDIDQFNDDTFGAGAIDDDWQEAHERLAELEDKPATARELEDGAVSDEMDLLGHHEENLAERLSKLVIENELEDPAIMQAVQTQPPMQPGGLNSSIWDGSAVLRRIRGPLLTQEMPSVSVLEYAMPQRPPQGQEDERDLSERALPRRSSSPVIGSPPVRAVPIGTPPKQAAVPNFNQQILCPKPVHIRAPMQQRYPSPYSERMSPNQLCNVPNSSLLGHPFPPSVTPVFTHLQRAQLLGGAQAGRMSPSQFARVSGLVGSPLTSMNPKLLQGRVGQMMSPASGFRAFFGAPPPSAPPPSQQQQHPPCPGSHLQNLRPHPQMFRPDTTHLHPQHRRLLHQRQQQNRNQHRSLNGSAGDRAGHRSSQQEQLRKDPYANLMLQREKDWVSKIQMMQLQSTDPYLDDFYYQNYFQKLEKVSAAEEMHGDGPKKERTKLITPQVAKLEHAYKPVQFEGSLGKLTVSSVNNPRKMIDAVVTSRSEDDETKEKQVRDKRRQTLVTIEKTYSLLLDVEDYERRYLLSLEGERPALMEERKQKICDMYDNLRGKTPGQERPSDDHFVQIMCIRKGKRMVARILPFLSMEQAADILMTTARNLPFLIKKDAQDEVLLCLLRPFSLVLYHLPSGTVTSLLQQLANLPQSVMAPAPANLHLAAVLQNKFGLSLLYLVLSRGEELQNSNAGTELMQDNQWTELMSMTTRELLRIPEAALAKPVSTPSNLLSLFSRYVDQQKLNVLETKLQLVQGIR